ACCATCCGCACGCCAAGCGCGCGTAGCACTCCCCCACCGCAAATCCTGCCACCACCCGAACGACCGCCCACACCCCGCTTGCCAGCCGCCAGCCGCCAACCGGTCTCGCGAAAAGCCTGCCCGCAAACCCCACGGCATGCCGCGACCTCTCAGCAACCGCCACCAACACCCGCACGCCCACACACGCTTCGCCCCAAGCTCAAAACCCCGCGTGCCCCGGCCTTGAGCTAGCCGCAAAACACCGCCATCCTCAATCCACTGTCAATTCGCTGCTCTGAGCACCTTTGTTCCCCTGCTCAATCCCCGCCCGCCCTGTGGAAGGACGAAGGAGAAGGAGCTTGCCCCGCCACCGGATAGGAACGATATCTGCTATTGCTCAACCGCGCAGGGCTCGACCAAGGTATGATCCGCTCTCCAATGAAGTGTGGTATTATTATGTTTGTTTATACTCAGTTCGCTAGGAGCAATGATTTTAATTGTAGACCGTGTATTGTTTTGCTTGATTCTAAGCACTTAAGTCTCATGTGTATTGCATTTTCGGAATAAAGTAGACACTATAAAACACCTTTTACAAATGGCATTAGGTAGTGAATGTCATAGGAACTTTAATGATTTCAGCACCTGGTCATTGTAAAAGGTGTTAATCTTCTGCGGTTCTGACACTGATGATTTCAGTTTCTCCTATCATGATGCATATGAAAATAGTCAATTTCCCAGGTAATTGTGGACTAGGATTTTCACATAGACAAGTAGCAAGGACAATGAAATAAACTAAACTAACCTCAGAATTGTAAAATCTGAATTCCCTTCCAGCTTTTGCTGCTCCTTCTATTTTCTCAATTGGATTCACAAGATTTAAGAAGTTCACTGCACGACTTTCTTTTGCACATCGCAAAAATCCAATGCCACCACTGGAAATCCAAATAGATACTTAATTAGCTGAAAATTTGGCAAAAGTCGACACAAAAAATATCTCTCCAAACATTCACAAAAAATATCTCTCCAAAAATTTGGCAAAAGTCGACCTTCTATTTTGTGAATAAACGGATCacaatccattaccacccctaggtaGATCCCGTTGGCATTAATCCTTAGTTAGCTGCCCAAACACAATTAAAAATAATCCTTAGTTAGCTGCCCAGAAGACGATCCAAACATATCCAAGTATTTTAGTTGTTTTCAGTCAAAGGCATAAAGAGACGAGGAAATTTTTTTTAAATAACTAGATATTGATACTTCTTCTGTAAATCTTAGTCAAAATTTAGAAAGATTGACTAAGAATAGAGCTAGAATTTCATCCTTTCTGAACAGAGGTAGTACATAAGAAGGCACAACATACCTGAATTTTCTGGCCGACGTATTTAAGCCGCTCATAACAAAATCTTGGATGCTCAAACTTATGTTTTGATGGGTGCAAAAATCACAGCTGCAAGGAAACAAAGCACCATGATGGCCTGTCTGACTTCTCATATTGTAAACGTAATGGAAGCCAGGCAAGCTTTTGTTTCCTATGTCATTAAGGGAATACATAATACGAAAATACCTAAACTCATGTTACAACTGAAAAGTGGTATGTGATCAAGTCTGGAAGCAGTTTGACGATTAAGTTGCAGAATCCCTATTACTATGGCGAGTAACTCAAACGCCAGATAAAAAGAATTACTAAATCTAAGTAGGTCATGCATAGGCTACAATACTAAATTTTTCTCACGCGTTGTGGTCTTAATTATAttttacaataggaaaaccatGTGGCTACAACATTGTCTAGAACAAGTGGGAAAACAGACAGTAAAAATCACCTCACGGCATCCATATTTTCCTTGTCCTAAAATTTTTCTTCCTTGAACTCCAAGAGGATCTGCAGAAAATAAAACACATGCAACTCAACATTTTATGTGATTATATGAATATTATGAATTTTTAAGTTGTTCTGCCATATAAGATATGTTGGGAAATTATATACAAAAATAAGAAGGTTGTCAGTTGCTATGTAAAAACATATTTTTGTAGCCTGTGATGCTAAACCAGGATAACATGTTCTCTCCGAAAGAAGAATCAGAATAATACCTTTGTTTACTTGAATTACTTCTTTGTTGCTCAGTATTTCCATTGTTTCAGAAGTCATGTTTCTGACATCACAACCAATTAATAGAGGGGCCTGAAGCATAACAATATATATGGTAGCAGTTAACCCATTAGGAGTGGGACATCTCCTTTCTCGCGTCCAAATGTAACATCAGTAAGTGGAGAATCAATAATTGTAATACTTACATACCAATCATCATCTTCAATGAACTACAATTTTTATTTTTCAAAACTCTTTGGTTGACCCTCTTTACTCAAAATATGATCATACAACATCGGTCCAAACTCATTGAAAACTTACCTTCATGAGAGCCCATATGCTAAAATGTGAGCGATACTCTGCTAAGGTCATGCCACCATTGTCTACTTCCAGCATATCTGGGTCTGCAGAAAAGCAGAGGTTCAATAACAGAGTAACAGTATACTGAATAGCTCCACAAAGCACTGCAAATTGCAGACAGCTTGAACTCATCACTAACATAATTACCATTCCAACCACCAGGTCCAGCATATGATGCCCACTTGTTGTTCTTATCAGCAATGTCTGTCATGCTTGTTTTCACCAGATACATAAATAAGTCAGTTTGAGAGCACATCGACAGAGCTAATGTTCTCTCTCTTCTTTCTTCTGAAAAGAACATGGGTTACCTTTTCCATGTATCTGTTATGTCGTCAGTTGTACGCCAACTATTGCCCACTTTTCCAGCCCATAAGGCTGGATCATACTGGCCCCTAAGTTAAAATAACATGGTAGCACATTACAGAGATCTTGATTCAGCAAGCATTGAAGGTAAGCAAGACATATAATTGTATTCCGGCTCTAAAGGAAAGATGCCTACCATTCACACAAAGAGTAGAATATTTGGTGCCCAGTTGAATTAAGAGCATCTCGCATAGGAGGATATCTACAAATATAACACCATTAAACAAACTTTAGCACACATGTCAAGGTCGTGTGTGTTCTAAACTGTGATTAACACTAAGGGAAGATATATGAGTTGTCTTGCCTTTTCTGAGGCTTTATTCCCAAATTGTAGCAGTTGTCATACTTCAGGTAATCAATACCCTGAAAAGAAACAGTTTCCGTATTCATGAATTAGTACAATATCTTCATGTTTATAGGTAGTTCATGTCCTGAAGTCACAAATAGGTAGGTTGACATAAACAATTTAAATCAATATTGTATTGCAAATGTTTATGGAGCGGTAGTTTAGTGGATGCTTCTTGCTCATACCCATGAAGCAAAGATCGCAACATCGTCATTTTCATGACCGAGTGATCCAGGTCGAACTTGGCAAGTAAATTTCCTGAAAAGATTTATATTATTGAGTTATTGTTGTCAATGCTAAGTTAACTGCACGCAGATGCAGAAAATTGAAATTCTATAATTGAGATGTTCACTTACCCAGCATCAGAGTATATACCAAGTTTCAGACCTTTTCCATCCACATAATCTGCAAGGTATTTGATGCCTGAAGGGAAAGTCTTTGGATCAGGCAGCAATTGATCCTAGATGTTAAAAAGAAAGATGCATTATAATTGAATAAATAAGCTGATGATTATGCAAGTATTAcagtattagtataccttttttgGATCAAATAAGTCAATTTTGTGATTTAGGGTATCTATCCATCCCAATGTGCCAGAATAGAAAGAATGGAGAATACAAAACAATTTGCTACAAAAAACATATATTGACAAATAACAGTGTGGGTACCCCCCATGTAGGCATACAGATAAGCTccattttaaaataaaaaaatctgaaaataaaataaaatataacAGAGCAACTCAAAAAAGTACAGGGGCATGTTGTATGAAAAGTTTAGAACCCTATATAGAGTTGTAAAAAATGTTTTGCAAAACAAAAATCAGAGACTAAACAGTATACAAATAAGGACATTGCAAACAAGGTTAGATATTTTCCCAATTTAGAATACATGCACTGAGGTCCGGTTTTCACCAAAACCAGGAAAAATGATCACACGAACATTTTGCTGACGAAGTATACAATGAGCCATTCAACAAGCACAACAATTAAGACTATTTGATCATGCCATTATGGCATAAAAATGATCAAGTAAACTATATGCTACCTAATCAATTTCAGcgcatgtctgcaaatgcaaattGAAAGAGAATTTGGGAAAACATGGAACCAAAGCATCCCATTACCTGCTTTCCTCGTTTCACGTATGACCAGCAATCATCTGAAGAAGTAAAGCAACAAACAAAAAAGATAAGATAAACAAAATAGTCTCCCACAAACAATCCGTTGTGTTGAGCCCAGTGGTGTACCGATATTTATGAAGTTGTAGCCCAGCGCAGCCAGTCCCGTGGACACCAGCGCGTCAGCTGTTCACACAAACTCTGCTTTAGAGAAGGCGTTTTGGTAGCTGTCACACAAAACATGCAAACACTAGATAAGTATCACACCTCCTAAACTTTAATGATACTGTTATTTAGCTGTAAATAGAGCATCACATATACATACTTCATGTAGTTTTGGTTATAAAGATCCTCTCGAACTTTTGACGTAGACTCCAATGCAAGGTCTGGATGTTTGAGCCTCAAATGCTTGTGGACAAACTCAGGAACATGAAAAGGTTTTTTACAGCCCTTGGATCCACAGCCATATTTCCATCCATATTTTTCATCCCTGATTTTCCTAACAAGAGGTTCTAAAACTTCAGCAGCTGCTGCATCCATTTTGTCCTTAGCAGTAAGTATGACTAGTGGGTCTTGGCCATTCAGTCTTTCCTGCCAGGTAGTATCCAGCTTCTTCTCCCAATCAGCAGCACTGACATCAGATGTGCTAGAAGTCTTACTGTCTACTCTCACGTGACGAAGGCCCTTGGCCTCATGCGACTCTGACGTGCCATAGCAATCAACACCATGAATACGCCATAAATAGGTAAGAATAGTGTCTAGGAGCTCAACACCCTCCAGGCCTTTGACAGTCGTTAAACCTCTGATTATAATTATAGGCCCCATAGATCCTATGTGTGATTTGTCTACATCTGACTTGTCATGATCACCACTAGACAGTACATTGTCCTCAATGCCCTTCTCAGAATCAAGCTTACGTACAAGAGCTAGAGTTTGCTCTATGTCAATTTTGACTCGGCGTGATTCAGAACTAACTGGTTGAGCCTTGGGGGCACCAGAAATAGAATCAGTTCCTTTTCAGGAATCTTTGCCATGCTTTCTTCTCTTGTCATTGTCTATATCATCATCAGAATTTCCATCACTACCACCTGGTTTACTTGCTGCAGGCCCAGTTATTCCAGTGCCTCTATTCATCAGGATATCAAGCTATAAACAGTTCATCCATAAAAAGGCATCATGACACAAGCAAATGTGAATATAAACTTACAGGTCCAGAGTTCTATTctacaaatcaacaaagaaatctTTTGCTATAACCTT
This portion of the Zea mays cultivar B73 chromosome 2, Zm-B73-REFERENCE-NAM-5.0, whole genome shotgun sequence genome encodes:
- the LOC103648849 gene encoding alpha-galactosidase 3; its protein translation is TADALVSTGLAALGYNFINIDDCWSYVKRGKQDQLLPDPKTFPSGIKYLADYVDGKGLKLGIYSDAGKFTCQVRPGSLGHENDDVAIFASWGIDYLKYDNCYNLGIKPQKRYPPMRDALNSTGHQIFYSLCEWGQYDPALWAGKVGNSWRTTDDITDTWKSMTDIADKNNKWASYAGPGGWNDPDMLEVDNGGMTLAEYRSHFSIWALMKAPLLIGCDVRNMTSETMEILSNKEVIQVNKDPLGVQGRKILGQGKYGCREIHEQSVAFDSCFHPDSQSETKNPESCSGEYSC